One stretch of Holophagaceae bacterium DNA includes these proteins:
- a CDS encoding GGDEF domain-containing protein codes for MLGALGHMVRSTALPVELWEAFGAGVYLVFGTINLALWFRRQDRMGHLWLAGSSAGALMVDITGMVVRRLELAAPPWIEALNGIGVAVATVCLFELVCSLGHKQAGRVARILQTFVLILAPIPGLLLPRLLPILLLGCFVLLGWAMARAIRAAREGGSDPRLVAKGFLVLTACLILDLLKEFRLAPIPNGLPFVGFMVLFLASTRSLINRFEREEEASRTDSLTGLPNRRGFLEATDGALARSRRSGKPVSIVLSDLDHFKRVNDSLGHAAGDAVLKAVAGAIRSPLRSQDVAARWGGEEFILLLPDTGKEGAVHAAESTRTAISELVIDLDGSRIQVTLSLGVAEHLTDRSIEETIAQADAALYKAKEEGRNRVAA; via the coding sequence ATGCTGGGCGCTCTCGGCCACATGGTCAGATCCACGGCCTTGCCCGTGGAACTTTGGGAGGCCTTCGGAGCGGGTGTCTACCTGGTTTTCGGGACGATCAATCTGGCGCTATGGTTCCGCCGCCAGGATCGCATGGGCCACTTATGGCTGGCGGGCTCCAGCGCAGGCGCGCTCATGGTGGACATCACGGGCATGGTGGTCCGCCGCCTCGAACTTGCGGCACCACCTTGGATCGAGGCGCTGAACGGAATCGGGGTCGCGGTGGCCACGGTGTGTCTGTTCGAGCTGGTCTGCTCGCTCGGCCACAAACAGGCGGGCCGGGTCGCCAGAATTCTCCAAACCTTTGTATTGATACTGGCTCCCATCCCTGGACTTCTGCTTCCCCGGCTCCTACCTATCCTCCTCCTGGGCTGCTTCGTCCTCCTCGGCTGGGCCATGGCGCGAGCCATCCGTGCGGCCAGGGAAGGCGGCAGCGATCCGAGACTGGTGGCGAAAGGCTTCCTGGTCCTTACCGCGTGCCTCATCCTCGACCTCCTGAAGGAGTTTCGCCTCGCCCCAATCCCCAACGGGCTTCCCTTCGTGGGGTTCATGGTCCTGTTCCTGGCGTCCACCCGCTCCCTCATCAACCGTTTCGAGCGTGAAGAAGAGGCCTCCCGAACCGATTCGCTAACGGGATTGCCGAACCGACGGGGTTTCCTCGAAGCCACCGACGGCGCGCTCGCACGGAGCCGCCGATCGGGGAAACCCGTCTCCATCGTGCTGTCGGACCTGGACCACTTCAAGCGCGTCAACGACTCCCTGGGGCACGCGGCGGGCGACGCCGTGCTGAAGGCCGTGGCGGGTGCCATCCGTTCCCCCCTGCGAAGCCAGGATGTGGCCGCCCGATGGGGGGGAGAGGAATTCATCCTCCTGCTGCCGGACACGGGGAAAGAAGGGGCGGTGCATGCGGCCGAGTCCACGCGCACGGCGATCTCTGAGCTTGTCATCGACCTCGATGGCTCACGGATCCAAGTGACCCTGTCCCTGGGGGTGGCCGAGCACCTGACCGACCGAAGCATTGAAGAGACCATCGCCCAAGCCGACGCGGCGCTTTATAAGGCCAAGGAGGAGGGGCGCAATCGGGTCGCGGCCTGA
- a CDS encoding VacB/RNase II family 3'-5' exoribonuclease: MTNHGKSRFIPKTTHRAADRRPARSKDPAPPKPGAAIRDFETFEATFLGQPEGTGGFLRPMGLTKAAKMDILVDWRETHDAIHGDRVQAEISGETFEGRVKARILKILSRSTDPLPAHLQKQDWGWRAIPIEPRMSQIIAVPETDLAQDGDFVSVLLDPDLASKQIRGTVVARLGKSTDLKIENKLTAALFNLRTEFPPQVMNELAPFPTAISTNWIKGREDLRDLVIVTVDPPTAKDFDDAISLEVLPDNEGGGWILGVHIADVSHYVKEGGPLDTEANLRGTSVYFPDECIPMIPDRLSGDLCSLREGVDRLTMTAWLTISPELEIVETRFTESVIHSTKRLTYDEVKEASLDLSPRKRAELGEDVCGLLDQCLVLSRQLTTKRLSRGALAFESEETEFIFDEEGRPVDARKYAHHEAHTMIEEFMLFANEAVARFFTRKKIPTIYRIHDEPDPVKLETFAEIARTFDLLRVNEVPTPEVLNALLDKIRGGPLEVMLNTMLLRSLKRAEYSADNIGHSGLALQDYLHFTSPIRRYPDLIVHRYLRKVLRGERLPETLHAQMALIAKQASDAEQKSTEAERENDRWKTCLLMKPKIGRRFSGRIQGFSPKVAFVRLDSPFVEVGVPLGALGGNFFLDENRTKATGMKGQVVLSIGDAVKVEIIGVDEDLRRVSAWVAEATASDAKGKPYTFVPTLAGPATLRESDFVPERRAPKPTARVRNEARPSSRETPRRSSERPTRTEKPARTGRPPARGRDDRPAARNTEARSHGDRPAPTSRIKPPKGTVRGPKPGKKRG; the protein is encoded by the coding sequence ATGACCAACCACGGCAAGAGCCGCTTCATTCCGAAAACCACACACCGCGCCGCTGATCGCCGTCCTGCCAGGTCCAAGGATCCCGCCCCGCCCAAACCCGGCGCGGCCATCCGCGACTTCGAGACCTTCGAAGCGACCTTCCTGGGCCAGCCCGAAGGGACCGGCGGCTTCCTGCGCCCCATGGGCCTGACCAAGGCCGCCAAGATGGACATCCTGGTGGACTGGCGGGAGACCCACGACGCCATCCACGGCGATCGCGTGCAGGCCGAGATCAGCGGGGAAACCTTTGAAGGCAGGGTCAAGGCCCGCATCCTGAAAATCCTTTCCCGCAGCACCGATCCGCTGCCCGCGCACTTGCAGAAACAGGATTGGGGCTGGCGCGCCATTCCCATCGAGCCCCGAATGTCCCAGATCATCGCGGTGCCAGAGACCGACCTGGCCCAGGACGGCGATTTCGTCAGTGTGCTGCTGGATCCTGATCTGGCGTCCAAACAGATCCGCGGCACCGTGGTGGCCCGCCTGGGCAAGTCCACGGATCTTAAAATCGAAAACAAGCTCACGGCCGCGCTGTTCAACCTGCGCACGGAATTCCCGCCTCAGGTGATGAACGAACTGGCGCCCTTCCCCACTGCGATTTCAACCAATTGGATCAAGGGCCGCGAGGATCTGCGCGACCTCGTCATCGTCACGGTGGATCCGCCCACGGCCAAGGATTTCGACGACGCCATCTCGCTGGAAGTGCTGCCCGACAACGAGGGTGGCGGCTGGATTCTGGGGGTCCATATCGCCGATGTGAGCCACTACGTGAAGGAAGGCGGACCGCTTGATACAGAGGCCAACCTTCGCGGCACCAGCGTCTATTTCCCGGATGAATGCATCCCGATGATCCCGGACCGCCTCAGCGGCGACCTGTGCTCGCTCCGCGAAGGCGTGGACCGCTTGACCATGACCGCGTGGCTGACCATCTCACCTGAGCTTGAGATCGTGGAGACGCGCTTCACGGAAAGTGTGATCCACTCGACCAAACGCCTGACCTACGACGAGGTAAAGGAAGCCAGCCTGGATCTGTCCCCGCGCAAGCGCGCTGAACTCGGCGAGGACGTCTGCGGGCTGCTGGACCAGTGTCTGGTGCTGTCAAGGCAGCTCACCACCAAGCGCCTGAGCCGCGGCGCGCTGGCGTTCGAAAGCGAGGAAACGGAATTCATCTTCGACGAAGAAGGCCGCCCCGTGGACGCGCGCAAGTACGCGCACCACGAAGCCCACACCATGATCGAGGAGTTCATGCTCTTCGCCAACGAGGCCGTGGCGCGCTTCTTCACGCGGAAAAAAATCCCGACGATCTACCGCATCCACGACGAGCCCGACCCGGTGAAGCTGGAGACCTTCGCCGAGATCGCCCGGACCTTCGACCTGTTGCGGGTCAACGAAGTGCCCACGCCGGAAGTGCTCAACGCGCTGCTGGACAAGATCCGAGGCGGCCCGCTGGAGGTCATGCTCAACACCATGCTGCTGCGGTCCCTCAAGCGCGCGGAATACAGCGCCGACAACATCGGGCATTCCGGGCTGGCCTTGCAGGACTACCTGCATTTCACCTCGCCCATCCGCCGCTATCCCGACCTCATCGTCCATCGCTATCTGCGCAAGGTCCTGCGGGGCGAAAGGCTGCCCGAGACCCTTCATGCCCAGATGGCGCTCATCGCGAAACAGGCCAGCGACGCCGAGCAGAAATCCACCGAAGCCGAGCGGGAAAATGATCGCTGGAAGACCTGTCTCTTGATGAAACCCAAGATCGGCCGCCGCTTCTCGGGCCGCATCCAGGGCTTCTCGCCCAAGGTGGCCTTCGTGCGGTTGGACTCGCCCTTCGTGGAAGTCGGCGTGCCCCTGGGAGCACTCGGAGGCAATTTCTTTCTGGACGAAAACCGCACCAAGGCCACGGGCATGAAGGGCCAGGTGGTGCTTTCCATCGGCGATGCCGTGAAGGTCGAGATCATCGGTGTGGACGAGGATCTCCGCCGGGTCAGCGCCTGGGTGGCCGAAGCCACCGCCAGCGACGCCAAAGGGAAGCCCTACACGTTCGTTCCCACGCTTGCTGGCCCCGCGACCCTGAGGGAATCGGATTTCGTGCCCGAGCGACGGGCGCCGAAACCCACCGCACGTGTGCGGAACGAAGCCAGGCCATCTTCCAGAGAAACGCCTCGACGTTCTTCGGAGCGGCCAACCCGAACCGAAAAACCAGCCCGGACAGGCCGCCCTCCGGCACGGGGACGGGATGACCGGCCCGCAGCGCGAAACACCGAGGCGCGGAGCCATGGTGATCGACCTGCTCCGACTTCCAGAATCAAGCCACCCAAAGGCACTGTGCGCGGCCCGAAGCCGGGGAAGAAGCGCGGATAG
- a CDS encoding winged helix-turn-helix transcriptional regulator, whose product MACVPWTPDLARAGGLFLPLLGREEGITRRELATRVGLDPATLSVALRKLEETGIIEPPTTPENRQSRRVRCAPMIQHLGAILKMLKELDELALEGIPEKEIVLARRMLAKIHQNLASAQARK is encoded by the coding sequence GTGGCATGCGTCCCGTGGACCCCAGATCTCGCGCGAGCTGGGGGGCTTTTCCTTCCCCTTCTGGGCCGGGAGGAAGGCATCACCCGACGGGAATTGGCCACCCGGGTGGGGCTCGATCCCGCCACCCTGTCTGTCGCGCTGCGGAAATTGGAGGAGACGGGGATCATCGAGCCGCCCACGACTCCCGAAAACCGCCAGTCGCGGCGAGTAAGGTGCGCCCCCATGATCCAGCACCTCGGAGCGATCCTGAAGATGCTGAAGGAACTCGATGAGCTGGCCTTGGAGGGCATTCCTGAGAAGGAGATCGTCCTGGCCCGGCGGATGCTCGCGAAGATCCACCAGAACCTCGCTTCCGCCCAGGCCAGGAAATAA
- a CDS encoding membrane integrity-associated transporter subunit PqiC, with protein sequence MIRLALPCLILALAAGIGCARPNLEVLHTLSPMPMEAGRQATPQTSLALEIMPVRLPEMLQRPQMVQEAGPGALSLMESHRWGNSLDKDIQRILVENIALLTGSGMVVAYPYGERVKATHRIEVDVHRLDGKPGGTLTLQATWMVAPPQGGPALLFKRTTLQRPVQGLDAEALLAAHSQILGDLSREIATGLRSLPAGR encoded by the coding sequence ATGATCCGATTGGCGCTTCCCTGCCTCATCCTGGCCCTGGCCGCGGGAATCGGATGCGCGCGGCCGAACCTTGAAGTGCTGCACACCCTCAGCCCCATGCCCATGGAAGCAGGGCGACAGGCGACTCCCCAGACTTCCCTGGCTCTGGAGATCATGCCCGTGCGATTGCCCGAGATGCTCCAAAGGCCCCAGATGGTGCAGGAGGCCGGCCCGGGGGCCTTGAGCCTGATGGAGTCGCATCGCTGGGGCAACAGCCTGGACAAGGACATCCAGCGGATCCTGGTCGAAAACATCGCCCTGCTGACGGGCAGTGGCATGGTGGTGGCCTATCCCTACGGCGAACGTGTGAAAGCCACCCATCGCATTGAGGTGGATGTGCACAGGTTGGACGGTAAGCCCGGCGGCACACTCACCCTGCAGGCCACATGGATGGTGGCGCCTCCTCAAGGCGGCCCAGCCCTGCTGTTTAAGAGGACGACCCTTCAAAGGCCCGTCCAAGGGCTGGACGCGGAGGCCCTCCTGGCGGCGCACAGCCAGATCCTCGGGGACTTGAGCCGCGAGATTGCCACGGGCCTGAGGTCCCTGCCGGCCGGCCGCTAG
- a CDS encoding MCE family protein, which produces MGEPLDDRPESSPQGGVPEAKVQVRRRPSIVWLIPLVAAFIGIWMAVRAYAETGPTITITFLGAEGLEAGQTRIRYKDVEIGKVSAISLSRDLSHVVVKAEMKREAARLLSENSRFWIVRARIGSGGISGLGTLLSGAYIGMDPGKPGEATLFARDYTGMETPSIDTSQRPGALFRLRAERLGSLNIGSPVHFRQIRVGEVAGFDLDKQGMGVSIKIFINAPYADLVRTDTRFWDSGGLGLTVDANGLRMRSDSLVDLLIGGIAFENPMSLDGSGAAPPGHVFTLYPSREKIYEKELTNRHYYVVNFDESVRGLTRGAPVEYQGIQVGQVEDFKLEFHSGSLDGKIPVLIALEPERFSVVGPKDASTKTLVQRLVKRGLRAQLKTASLLTGSLFVDLGFHPDAPPRSIGRYGKYEEIPAIPSTMGAMTTMVANLTKFSERLQKLPLEDVVGELRSSIPVLRETLKQAKALMARLDEKTVPQAEATLAQGQATLATLEKTLRSDSPTQQDLRSALEEFNKAARALRDLAETLERHPESLIFGKGKPK; this is translated from the coding sequence ATGGGTGAGCCCTTGGATGACCGGCCCGAATCCTCGCCGCAAGGCGGCGTGCCCGAGGCCAAAGTGCAGGTCCGGCGGCGGCCCTCCATCGTCTGGTTGATCCCGCTCGTGGCGGCCTTCATCGGCATCTGGATGGCGGTGCGGGCCTACGCAGAGACGGGTCCGACCATCACCATCACCTTCCTCGGCGCCGAAGGCCTGGAGGCCGGCCAGACGCGCATCCGCTACAAGGATGTCGAAATCGGCAAGGTCTCCGCCATCAGCCTGAGCCGCGACCTCAGCCATGTGGTGGTCAAGGCCGAGATGAAACGGGAGGCGGCCAGGCTGCTCTCCGAAAATAGCCGTTTCTGGATCGTCCGGGCGCGCATCGGCTCCGGTGGCATTTCGGGCCTGGGGACGCTGCTCTCCGGGGCCTACATCGGAATGGATCCAGGCAAGCCCGGCGAGGCCACCCTGTTCGCCAGGGATTACACGGGCATGGAAACACCGAGCATCGACACGTCCCAGCGGCCCGGCGCCCTGTTCAGGCTCCGGGCCGAGCGGCTGGGCTCGTTGAATATCGGCTCCCCGGTGCATTTCCGGCAGATCCGCGTGGGCGAAGTGGCGGGATTCGATCTCGATAAGCAGGGGATGGGCGTTTCCATCAAGATCTTCATCAACGCCCCCTACGCTGATCTGGTGCGCACGGACACCCGCTTCTGGGATTCGGGAGGGTTGGGGCTGACGGTGGATGCCAACGGCCTCCGGATGCGGTCGGATTCCCTGGTGGACCTGCTCATCGGGGGCATCGCCTTCGAGAACCCCATGAGCCTGGACGGGAGCGGCGCCGCCCCGCCGGGCCATGTTTTCACCCTTTATCCGAGCCGCGAAAAGATCTACGAAAAAGAGCTCACCAACCGCCACTACTATGTGGTGAATTTCGATGAATCCGTGAGGGGACTGACGCGGGGCGCCCCAGTTGAGTACCAGGGCATCCAGGTGGGCCAGGTGGAGGACTTCAAACTCGAATTCCATTCCGGCAGCCTCGACGGAAAGATCCCCGTGCTCATCGCGCTGGAGCCGGAGCGGTTCTCGGTGGTGGGTCCGAAGGATGCCTCCACGAAAACCCTGGTCCAGAGGCTGGTGAAGCGGGGACTCCGCGCCCAGCTCAAGACGGCCTCCCTGCTGACCGGCAGCCTGTTCGTGGATCTGGGCTTCCATCCGGACGCCCCGCCCCGGAGCATCGGCCGGTACGGAAAATACGAGGAGATTCCGGCCATCCCCTCCACCATGGGCGCCATGACGACCATGGTGGCCAACCTCACCAAGTTCTCCGAGCGACTTCAGAAACTTCCGCTGGAGGATGTCGTTGGCGAATTGCGCTCGAGCATTCCAGTGTTGAGGGAGACGCTGAAACAGGCCAAGGCGCTGATGGCCCGCCTGGATGAGAAGACCGTGCCCCAGGCTGAGGCCACGCTGGCCCAAGGCCAGGCCACCCTGGCGACCCTGGAGAAAACCCTCCGTTCCGATTCCCCGACCCAGCAGGACCTGCGCAGCGCGCTGGAGGAATTCAACAAGGCCGCCCGGGCCTTGCGCGATCTGGCGGAGACCCTGGAACGGCACCCCGAATCCTTGATCTTCGGAAAAGGAAAACCCAAATGA